In Sedimenticola thiotaurini, the following proteins share a genomic window:
- a CDS encoding TusE/DsrC/DsvC family sulfur relay protein has protein sequence MQKTDATPFELRQIHPMPDSFYDWNETLAKQLAAEEQIELTDQHWQVIHFLRNHCDAPGRGCSARLLLKTLSRQFRNQGGKRYLYTLFPRGPVVQGCKIAGIPLPRYALDLSFGSVH, from the coding sequence ATGCAAAAAACTGATGCTACCCCGTTCGAACTGCGCCAGATTCATCCAATGCCGGATAGTTTTTACGATTGGAACGAAACGTTGGCAAAACAGCTGGCGGCGGAAGAGCAGATTGAACTGACTGACCAGCACTGGCAGGTGATCCACTTCTTGAGAAACCACTGTGACGCACCGGGCAGGGGGTGCAGCGCCAGGCTGCTGCTCAAAACACTGAGTCGGCAATTCCGCAACCAGGGCGGTAAGCGCTATCTCTATACCCTGTTCCCCAGGGGGCCGGTGGTGCAGGGCTGTAAAATCGCCGGCATACCGCTCCCCCGATACGCCCTGGATCTCTCATTCGGCAGCGTGCACTGA